One genomic segment of Schistosoma haematobium chromosome 6, whole genome shotgun sequence includes these proteins:
- the DPH2_1 gene encoding Diphthamide biosynthesis protein 2, variant 2 (EggNog:ENOG410V45Y~COG:J) has product MIERWNANSPDIPIVFEINETANWIKRNKFTKVGLQFPDELLGISIVICRQLNSVVTDCLCVILGDSSFASCCVDEIAGQHMKIDALIHYGRACLSITTGCLPIYYVFGKYSPYQLNNEIQSFKQISHQLIQKIFAYSSETITPLILLIMYDFRFKDIAQYIYNELISMSSNGSGSYNPKLLPKLIWSEPYINTLDNSVIEADRKDDMNNHKNQWIRCGRLLIPYQFDLDTLNSIDNNNKHSWMMLYIGHTKESDTDLYSVYRILLCLPEIDPSKTILFDPITCDLDLTGLQLNRLLKRRTYLIEKAKDAQYIGILVCTLSIKHYQHIIDRLKLLLKNAKRSCITLIVGRLNPEKLANLPELQLLIIIACPETSLLDSYNFHIPVITPYEMECALHSCYINDYSLNDERTWTAEKFCIDFHDLLPGGQAYIPVENVIPQITESFAMVSLIDGHSRFIPENKLHTEDNSQSLLVQSSGELIDYNQWNLYANRVNRTWYGLDPKIGQTPIAQIKDGRVGLPTQYTDEKNVE; this is encoded by the exons atgattgaAAGATGGAACGCAAATTCTCCTGATATTCCCATtgtttttgaaataaatgaaacagcAAATTggattaaaagaaataaatttactAAA GTTGGATTACAATTTCCAGATGAACTTTTGGGTATATCGATTGTTATATGTCGGCAGTTGAATTCTGTTGTTACTGATTGTCTGTGTGTTATTCTTGGAGATAGTTCGTTTGCAAG TTGTTGTGTTGATGAAATAGCTGGTCAGCATATGAAAATTGATGCATTAATTCATTATGGTCGAGCATGTTTATCTATAACAACTGGTTGTTTACCTATTTATTATGTATTTGGCAAATATTCACCTTATCAACTTAATAATGAAATCCAATCATTCAAACAAATTTCACATCAATTGATACAGAAAATTTTTGCCTATTCATCAGAAACTATTACACCGTTAATTCTTCTCATTATGTATGATTTTCGTTTTAAAGATATTGCTCAATacatttataatgaattaatatcAATGAGTAGTAATGGTTCAGGTTCATATAATCCTAAATTGTTGCCAAAATTAATATGGTCTGAGCCATACATCAATACATTAGATAATTCAGTAATAGAAGCCGACAGGAAAGATGACATGAATAACCATAAAAATCAATGGATTCGTTGTGGACGATTATTAATTCCTTATCAATTTGATTTGGATACTTTAAATAgtatcgataataataataaacatagttGGATGATGTTATATATTGGACATACAAAAGAAAGTGATACAGATTTATATTCAGTTTATCGTATCCTACTTTGTTTACCAGAAATTGATCCAtcaaaaacaattttatttgatCCAATTACTTGCGATTTAGATTTAACTGGTTTACAATTGAATAGATTATTAAAAAGAAGAACATATTTAATTGAAAAAGCAAAAGATGCACAATATATTGGAATTTTG GTTTGTACATTATCTATTAAACATTATCAACATATTATTGAtcgtttaaaattattattaaaaaatgcAAAACGTTCATGTATCACATTAATTGTTGGTCGATTAAATCCAGAAAAATTAGCTAATTTACCTGaattacaattattaattataatagcTTGTCCTGAGACAAGTTTATTAGAttcatataattttcatattccAGTTATAACACCATATGAAATGGAATGTGCTTTACATTCATGTTAtataaatgattattcattaaatgatgaACGTACATGGACAGCAGAGAAATTTTGCATAGATTTTCATGATTTATTACCAG gTGGTCAAGCTTATATACCTGTGGAGAATGTTATTCCACAAATAACTGAATCATTCGCCATGGTTTCATTAATTGATGGACATAGTCGTTTTATTCCAGAAAATAAACTTCATACTGAAGATAATTCTCAATCTTTACTTGTTCAATCATCAGGTGAATTAATTGACTATAATCAATGGAATTTATACGCTAATAGAGTTAATCGAACATGGTATGGTTTAGATCCGAAAATTGGTCAAACACCTATAGCACAAATAAAAGATGGTCGTGTTGGTTTACCAACACAATATACAGATGAAAAGAATGTTGAATGA
- the DPH2_1 gene encoding Diphthamide biosynthesis protein 2 (EggNog:ENOG410V45Y~COG:J) has product MIERWNANSPDIPIVFEINETANWIKRNKFTKVGLQFPDELLGISIVICRQLNSVVTDCLCVILGDSSFASCCVDEIAGQHMKIDALIHYGRACLSITTGCLPIYYVFGKYSPYQLNNEIQSFKQISHQLIQKIFAYSSETITPLILLIMYDFRFKDIAQYIYNELISMSSNGSGSYNPKLLPKLIWSEPYINTLDNSVIEADRKDDMNNHKNQWIRCGRLLIPYQFDLDTLNSIDNNNKHSWMMLYIGHTKESDTDLYSVYRILLCLPEIDPSKTILFDPITCDLDLTGLQLNRLLKRRTYLIEKAKDAQYIGILVVKLIYLWRMLFHK; this is encoded by the exons atgattgaAAGATGGAACGCAAATTCTCCTGATATTCCCATtgtttttgaaataaatgaaacagcAAATTggattaaaagaaataaatttactAAA GTTGGATTACAATTTCCAGATGAACTTTTGGGTATATCGATTGTTATATGTCGGCAGTTGAATTCTGTTGTTACTGATTGTCTGTGTGTTATTCTTGGAGATAGTTCGTTTGCAAG TTGTTGTGTTGATGAAATAGCTGGTCAGCATATGAAAATTGATGCATTAATTCATTATGGTCGAGCATGTTTATCTATAACAACTGGTTGTTTACCTATTTATTATGTATTTGGCAAATATTCACCTTATCAACTTAATAATGAAATCCAATCATTCAAACAAATTTCACATCAATTGATACAGAAAATTTTTGCCTATTCATCAGAAACTATTACACCGTTAATTCTTCTCATTATGTATGATTTTCGTTTTAAAGATATTGCTCAATacatttataatgaattaatatcAATGAGTAGTAATGGTTCAGGTTCATATAATCCTAAATTGTTGCCAAAATTAATATGGTCTGAGCCATACATCAATACATTAGATAATTCAGTAATAGAAGCCGACAGGAAAGATGACATGAATAACCATAAAAATCAATGGATTCGTTGTGGACGATTATTAATTCCTTATCAATTTGATTTGGATACTTTAAATAgtatcgataataataataaacatagttGGATGATGTTATATATTGGACATACAAAAGAAAGTGATACAGATTTATATTCAGTTTATCGTATCCTACTTTGTTTACCAGAAATTGATCCAtcaaaaacaattttatttgatCCAATTACTTGCGATTTAGATTTAACTGGTTTACAATTGAATAGATTATTAAAAAGAAGAACATATTTAATTGAAAAAGCAAAAGATGCACAATATATTGGAATTTTG gTGGTCAAGCTTATATACCTGTGGAGAATGTTATTCCACAAATAA